From the genome of Nicotiana sylvestris chromosome 2, ASM39365v2, whole genome shotgun sequence, one region includes:
- the LOC104239703 gene encoding putative late blight resistance protein homolog R1B-23 isoform X1 — MESEKGKAIKLSGNYVSYDQADSIFLKPWGGFGGSKWNYMLKSPIKEILIAHGDCIDSIMFRTVTEQGTTIDSPKFGGGGGRRAKVVFEATPLEYLTGINGTFGHDGSDLVIKSLCFITNAKSYGPFGSSYGPFGSMVGGTPFSLVMKEGVAIVGFHGRSGLYLDAIGVYLQKLTPPTSAKEPMVEDIEIHDVSFSTVRKDSLNVLDFIESLKNEEIQKVVDADLIEKLILELDFLLLNLHHFSKYRVDRLFSFMTEYEILQNVCGNIRHFLELIVNGCVGHENVEYVLPQFQLMTERVGRFLWHNQIGGHSRLFKLIHLFLEIIPTQLEVMHICLTSLKASTSAKVGHFIKQLLQTSPDILREYLIHLQEHMINVITASSPGARNIHIMIEFLLIILTDVPKDFIHNGKLFKFLARVGALTRDVSSMARNLEEKAKNEESTDETNSATLGLLKKIELLKKALKDVYLKAPDSSQLCFPMSDGPLFMHLLLRHLDDLLNSNAYLVALIKEEIRLVKEDLEFIRSFFGNVEQELYKDLWARVLDVAYETKDVIDSIIARDNGLLHLIFSLPFTIEKINLIKEGVSNLFEKIPKNMGVIVVNSPNKPVDRKSSIAGKIIVGFKEETHLIIRKLTGGPKTLDVISITGMPGSGKTTLAYKVYNDESISGHFDIRAWCTVDQKYDEMGLLEKLFNQVVGPASKFGENIDVADKLRKHLFGKRYLIVLDDLWDTAAWDELTRPFPEVEKGSRIILTTREKKVAMHAQRHSDPLDLRLLKLEESWELLEKKVFGKESCPDELADVGKEIVQNCKRLPLVVDLIAGVIAGKEMKRSVWLEVRNDLNSFIFQKEEDVMRVIALSYDHLPDPLKSCLIHLASFPKDEAIPVRNLEILWLAEGFLEQREMKSVEKLFEIYLDNLISSSLVISFNEIGDDRTCQIHDLVHDFCLIKAREEKLFGRISSIAPSSSSSDLMPRQVNIEYHKWHFGHNNFVLFDSKKKKHSGKHLCSLRITGHIYDDNRLYDICHLRHLRLLRVLQVDRFSITVNDSLLNEICTLVHLRYLNIQTQVYSLPSSFSNLWNLETLQVNNFGPPLVLLPTILNLVKLRVLGIDDCSFFDLDTDEPILAGEDSKLESLRLLRGLKLSNSKDREDIFKRFPNLQELRFDLKKSWDCSTDRYWFPKLDFLNELESLKITFEGSYSNDSVLSAATNRLWDFHFPSSVKMLCLCEFPLTSDSLSTIGILPKLEDLYLEDAIIEGEGWNMGEEDTFQNLKCLTLQRVTLANWEVREESFPALEKLRLRDCRMLEEIPPSFGDICSLKSIELRRSPQLKESALKIKQDVEDMGRDILVLVYS, encoded by the exons ATGGAAAGCGAGAAAGGGAAAGCAATCAAATTATCG GGAAATTACGTGAGTTATGATCAAGCGGACTCAATATTCTTGAAGCCATGGGGAGGTTTTGGTGGATCAAAATGGAATTACATGCTGAAAAGTCCCATTAAAGAAATATTGATTGCTCATGGAGATTGTATAGACTCCATCATGTTCAGAACCGTTACTGAACAAGGTACTACCATCGACTCACCAAAGTTTGGTGGGGGTGGAGGTCGAAGAGCCAAG GTAGTTTTTGAGGCAACTCCATTGGAATATTTAACAGGTATCAACGGAACATTTGGACATGATGGCAGCGATTTAGTTATAAAATCTCTATGTTTTATAACTAATGCAAAGAGTTATGGACCATTTGGGTCTAGTTATGGACCATTTGGGTCTATGGTTGGGGGAACCCCATTTTCACTTGTGATGAAAGAAGGTGTAGCAATTGTGGGATTTCACGGGCGTTCTGGGTTGTACCTTGATGCTATTGGTGTTTATTTGCAAAAACTTACTCCTCCCACTTCAGCAAAGGAACCTATGGTTGAAGACATTGAAATCCATGAC GTGTCATTTTCTACCGTTCGCAAAGACTCACTCAATGTTCTAGATTTCATAGAGAGCTTAAAGAATGAAGAAATTCAAAAAGTTGTTGACGCGGATCTGATTGAAAAGCTGATATTGGAGTTGGACTTCCTCCTTCTGAATCTCCATCATTTTTCCAAGTATCGTGTTGATCGACTTTTTTCATTCATGACCGAATATGAGATTCTTCAAAATGTTTGTGGCAACATAAGACATTTCCTCGAGTTGATAGTGAATGGTTGCGTTGGGCATGAGAATGTTGAATATGTCTTACCTCAGTTTCAACTAATGACTGAGAGAGTAGGACGCTTTTTATGGCATAATCAAATTGGTGGACACTCTCGACTATTCAAGCTAATACATCTATTCTTGGAGATTATTCCAACTCAGTTGGAGGTTATGCACATATGTCTTACAAGTTTGAAAGCTTCAACATCAGCAAAAGTTGGACACTTTATTAAGCAGCTCCTACAAACCTCTCCGGATATTCTTAGAGAGTATCTAATTCATCTACAAGAGCACATGATAAATGTTATTACCGCTAGCAGTCCAGGGGCCCGAAATATTCATATCATGATAGAGTTCCTATTAATCATTCTTACTGATGTGCCTAAGGACTTTATTCATAATGGCAAGTTGTTTAAATTCCTAGCACGTGTCGGAGCACTTACCAGGGACGTATCATCTATGGCTCGCAACTTAGAAGAGAAAGCAAAGAATGAAGAGAGTACCGATGAAACAAATAGTGCAACTCTAGGCTTGCTCAAAAAAATTGAACTCCTGAAGAAAGCACTCAAAGATGTTTACCTGAAAGCCCCAGACTCATCTCAACTCTGCTTTCCCATGAGTGATGGACCCCTGTTCATGCATCTTCTACTTAGACACTTAGATGATTTGCTCAATTCCAATGCTTATTTAGTTGCTTTgataaaggaagaaatcaggctgGTGAAAGAAGATCTAGAATTCATAAGATCTTTCTTCGGGAATGTTGAGCAAGAATTGTATAAAGATCTCTGGGCACGTGTTTTAGATGTGGCATACGAGACAAAAGATGTCATTGATTCAATTATTGCAAGAGACAATGGTCTCTTACATCTTATTTTCTCACTTCCCTTTACCATAGAAAAGATCAATCTTATCAAAGAAGGGGTCTCAAATTTATTTGAGAAGATTCCCAAGAACATGGGTGTCATTGTTGTGAACTCTCCCAACAAGCCAGTTGATCGCAAGTCATCAATAGCTGGTAAAATAATCGTAGGTTTTAAAGAGGAGACACACTTGATAATTAGGAAGCTCACCGGTGGACCAAAAACGCTAGATGTCATTTCGATCACTGGTATGCCCGGTTCGGGTAAAACTACTTTGGCGTATAAAGTGTATAATGATGAGTCAATTTCTGGTCATTTTGACATCCGTGCATGGTGTACAGTCGATCAAAAGTATGACGAGATGGGGTTGCTGGAAAAACTTTTTAATCAAGTTGTTGGCCCAGCTTCGAAATTCGGTGAGAATATTGATGTTGCTGATAAGCTACGGAAACACCTGTTTGGAAAGAGGTACCTTATAGTCTTAGATGATTTGTGGGACACTGCAGCATGGGATGAGTTGACAAGACCTTTTCCTGAAGTTGAGAAAGGAAGTCGAATTATTTTGACGACTCGAGAAAAGAAAGTGGCTATGCATGCACAACGCCACAGTGATCCTCTTGACCTTCGATTGCTAAAACTGGAAGAAAGTTGGGAGTTACTAGAGAAAAAGGTCTTTGGAAAAGAAAGTTGCCCTGATGAACTAGCGGATGTTGGAAAAGAAATAGTCCAAAACTGTAAACGACTTCCTTTGGTGGTTGATTTGATTGCTGGAGTCATTGCAGGGAAGGAAATGAAAAGGAGTGTGTGGCTTGAAGTTCGAAATGATTTGAATTCCTTTATTTTCCAGAAAGAAGAGGACGTGATGAGGGTTATAGCATTAAGTTATGACCATTTACCCGATCCCTTAAAGTCGTGCTTGATTCACCTTGCGAGTTTTCCGAAGGACGAAGCAATTCCAGTCCGTAATTTGGAAATTTTATGGCTTGCTGAAGGATTTTTGGAGCAGAGAGAGATGAAGAGTGTGGAAAAACTGTTTGAGATTTATCTGGATAATTTAATTTCCAGTAGCTTGGTAATTTCTTTCAATGAAATTGGTGACGATCGGACTTGCCAAATTCATGATCTTGTGCATGACTTTTGTTTGATAAAAGCAAGAGAGGAAAAGTTGTTTGGCAGGATAAGTTCAATTGCtccatcatcatcttcttcagatCTGATGCCACGTCAAGTGAACATTGAATATCATAAGTGGCACTTTGGGCATAACAATTTTGTCCTGTTcgattcaaaaaagaaaaagcatTCTGGTAAACACCTCTGTTCTTTGAGGATAACTGGACACATATATGATGACAATAGACTTTATGATATATGTCATCTAAGGCACTTGAGGCTTCTTAGAGTGTTGCAAGTGGATAGATTTTCTATCACGGTGAATGATTCTTTGCTGAATGAAATATGCACATTGGTTCATTTGAGGTACTTAAACATTCAGACACAAGTTTACTCTCTGCCTTCGTCTTTTTCAAATCTGTGGAATCTGGAAACTCTGCAGGTGAATAACTTTGGACCACCCTTGGTGCTATTACCAACAATTTTGaatcttgtaaagttgcgagtgCTGGGCATAGATGACTGTTCTTTCTTTGATTTGGATACAGATGAACCAATACTGGCAGGAGAGGACTCAAAGTTAGAGAGCTTGAGATTATTACGGGGACTCAAGCTTTCCAATTCGAAAGACAGAGAGGATATTTTCAAAAGGTTTCCCAATCTTCAAGAGCTTCGATTTGATCTCAAGAAATCATGGGATTGTTCAACAGATCGATATTGGTTCCCGAAATTAGATTTCCTAAATGAACTAGAATCTCTCAAAATAACTTTTGAAGGTTCATATTCAAATGATAGTGTGCTCTCTGCAGCGACAAATCGGCTTTGGGATTTTCACTTCCCTTCGAGTGTGAAAATGTTGTGTTTGTGTGAGTTTCCTCTGACATCCGATTCACTATCAACAATAGGAATACTGCCCAAGCTTGAAGATCTGTACCTTGAAGACGCAATCATCGAGGGGGAAGGATGGAACATGGGGGAGGAAGACACCTTCCAGAATCTCAAATGTCTGACGTTGCAGCGAGTGACTCTTGCTAATTGGGAGGTTAGAGAGGAATCCTTTCCTGCGCTTGAGAAATTACGACTGCGGGACTGTCGTATGCTTGAGGAGATTCCGCCTAGTTTCGGGGATATTTGTTCATTAAAAAGTATCGAACTACGGAGGAGCCCTCAACTTAAAGAATCTGCTCTGAAGATTAAGCAAGATGTTGAAGATATGGGTAGGGATATTCTGGTCCTTGTTTATAGCTGA
- the LOC104239703 gene encoding putative late blight resistance protein homolog R1B-16 isoform X2 — translation MESEKGKAIKLSGNYVSYDQADSIFLKPWGGFGGSKWNYMLKSPIKEILIAHGDCIDSIMFRTVTEQGTTIDSPKFGGGGGRRAKVVFEATPLEYLTGINGTFGHDGSDLVIKSLCFITNAKSYGPFGSSYGPFGSMVGGTPFSLVMKEGVAIVGFHGRSGLYLDAIGVYLQKLTPPTSAKEPMVEDIEIHDVSFSTVRKDSLNVLDFIESLKNEEIQKVVDADLIEKLILELDFLLLNLHHFSKYRVDRLFSFMTEYEILQNVCGNIRHFLELIVNGCVGHENVEYVLPQFQLMTERVGRFLWHNQIGGHSRLFKLIHLFLEIIPTQLEVMHICLTSLKASTSAKVGHFIKQLLQTSPDILREYLIHLQEHMINVITASSPGARNIHIMIEFLLIILTDVPKDFIHNGKLFKFLARVGALTRDVSSMARNLEEKAKNEESTDETNSATLGLLKKIELLKKALKDVYLKAPDSSQLCFPMSDGPLFMHLLLRHLDDLLNSNAYLVALIKEEIRLVKEDLEFIRSFFGNVEQELYKDLWARVLDVAYETKDVIDSIIARDNGLLHLIFSLPFTIEKINLIKEGVSNLFEKIPKNMGVIVVNSPNKPVDRKSSIAGKIIVGFKEETHLIIRKLTGGPKTLDVISITGMPGSGKTTLAYKVYNDESISGHFDIRAWCTVDQKYDEMGLLEKLFNQVVGPASKFGENIDVADKLRKHLFGKRYLIVLDDLWDTAAWDELTRPFPEVEKGSRIILTTREKKVAMHAQRHSDPLDLRLLKLEESWELLEKKVFGKESCPDELADVGKEIVQNCKRLPLVVDLIAGVIAGKEMKRSVWLEVRNDLNSFIFQKEEDVMRVIALSYDHLPDPLKSCLIHLASFPKDEAIPVRNLEILWLAEGFLEQREMKSVEKLFEIYLDNLISSSLVISFNEIGDDRTCQIHDLVHDFCLIKAREEKLFGRISSIAPSSSSSDLMPRQVNIEYHKWHFGHNNFVLFDSKKKKHSGKHLCSLRITGHIYDDNRLYDICHLRHLRLLRVLQVDRFSITVNDSLLNEICTLVHLRYLNIQTQVYSLPSSFSNLWNLETLQMNQYWQERTQS, via the exons ATGGAAAGCGAGAAAGGGAAAGCAATCAAATTATCG GGAAATTACGTGAGTTATGATCAAGCGGACTCAATATTCTTGAAGCCATGGGGAGGTTTTGGTGGATCAAAATGGAATTACATGCTGAAAAGTCCCATTAAAGAAATATTGATTGCTCATGGAGATTGTATAGACTCCATCATGTTCAGAACCGTTACTGAACAAGGTACTACCATCGACTCACCAAAGTTTGGTGGGGGTGGAGGTCGAAGAGCCAAG GTAGTTTTTGAGGCAACTCCATTGGAATATTTAACAGGTATCAACGGAACATTTGGACATGATGGCAGCGATTTAGTTATAAAATCTCTATGTTTTATAACTAATGCAAAGAGTTATGGACCATTTGGGTCTAGTTATGGACCATTTGGGTCTATGGTTGGGGGAACCCCATTTTCACTTGTGATGAAAGAAGGTGTAGCAATTGTGGGATTTCACGGGCGTTCTGGGTTGTACCTTGATGCTATTGGTGTTTATTTGCAAAAACTTACTCCTCCCACTTCAGCAAAGGAACCTATGGTTGAAGACATTGAAATCCATGAC GTGTCATTTTCTACCGTTCGCAAAGACTCACTCAATGTTCTAGATTTCATAGAGAGCTTAAAGAATGAAGAAATTCAAAAAGTTGTTGACGCGGATCTGATTGAAAAGCTGATATTGGAGTTGGACTTCCTCCTTCTGAATCTCCATCATTTTTCCAAGTATCGTGTTGATCGACTTTTTTCATTCATGACCGAATATGAGATTCTTCAAAATGTTTGTGGCAACATAAGACATTTCCTCGAGTTGATAGTGAATGGTTGCGTTGGGCATGAGAATGTTGAATATGTCTTACCTCAGTTTCAACTAATGACTGAGAGAGTAGGACGCTTTTTATGGCATAATCAAATTGGTGGACACTCTCGACTATTCAAGCTAATACATCTATTCTTGGAGATTATTCCAACTCAGTTGGAGGTTATGCACATATGTCTTACAAGTTTGAAAGCTTCAACATCAGCAAAAGTTGGACACTTTATTAAGCAGCTCCTACAAACCTCTCCGGATATTCTTAGAGAGTATCTAATTCATCTACAAGAGCACATGATAAATGTTATTACCGCTAGCAGTCCAGGGGCCCGAAATATTCATATCATGATAGAGTTCCTATTAATCATTCTTACTGATGTGCCTAAGGACTTTATTCATAATGGCAAGTTGTTTAAATTCCTAGCACGTGTCGGAGCACTTACCAGGGACGTATCATCTATGGCTCGCAACTTAGAAGAGAAAGCAAAGAATGAAGAGAGTACCGATGAAACAAATAGTGCAACTCTAGGCTTGCTCAAAAAAATTGAACTCCTGAAGAAAGCACTCAAAGATGTTTACCTGAAAGCCCCAGACTCATCTCAACTCTGCTTTCCCATGAGTGATGGACCCCTGTTCATGCATCTTCTACTTAGACACTTAGATGATTTGCTCAATTCCAATGCTTATTTAGTTGCTTTgataaaggaagaaatcaggctgGTGAAAGAAGATCTAGAATTCATAAGATCTTTCTTCGGGAATGTTGAGCAAGAATTGTATAAAGATCTCTGGGCACGTGTTTTAGATGTGGCATACGAGACAAAAGATGTCATTGATTCAATTATTGCAAGAGACAATGGTCTCTTACATCTTATTTTCTCACTTCCCTTTACCATAGAAAAGATCAATCTTATCAAAGAAGGGGTCTCAAATTTATTTGAGAAGATTCCCAAGAACATGGGTGTCATTGTTGTGAACTCTCCCAACAAGCCAGTTGATCGCAAGTCATCAATAGCTGGTAAAATAATCGTAGGTTTTAAAGAGGAGACACACTTGATAATTAGGAAGCTCACCGGTGGACCAAAAACGCTAGATGTCATTTCGATCACTGGTATGCCCGGTTCGGGTAAAACTACTTTGGCGTATAAAGTGTATAATGATGAGTCAATTTCTGGTCATTTTGACATCCGTGCATGGTGTACAGTCGATCAAAAGTATGACGAGATGGGGTTGCTGGAAAAACTTTTTAATCAAGTTGTTGGCCCAGCTTCGAAATTCGGTGAGAATATTGATGTTGCTGATAAGCTACGGAAACACCTGTTTGGAAAGAGGTACCTTATAGTCTTAGATGATTTGTGGGACACTGCAGCATGGGATGAGTTGACAAGACCTTTTCCTGAAGTTGAGAAAGGAAGTCGAATTATTTTGACGACTCGAGAAAAGAAAGTGGCTATGCATGCACAACGCCACAGTGATCCTCTTGACCTTCGATTGCTAAAACTGGAAGAAAGTTGGGAGTTACTAGAGAAAAAGGTCTTTGGAAAAGAAAGTTGCCCTGATGAACTAGCGGATGTTGGAAAAGAAATAGTCCAAAACTGTAAACGACTTCCTTTGGTGGTTGATTTGATTGCTGGAGTCATTGCAGGGAAGGAAATGAAAAGGAGTGTGTGGCTTGAAGTTCGAAATGATTTGAATTCCTTTATTTTCCAGAAAGAAGAGGACGTGATGAGGGTTATAGCATTAAGTTATGACCATTTACCCGATCCCTTAAAGTCGTGCTTGATTCACCTTGCGAGTTTTCCGAAGGACGAAGCAATTCCAGTCCGTAATTTGGAAATTTTATGGCTTGCTGAAGGATTTTTGGAGCAGAGAGAGATGAAGAGTGTGGAAAAACTGTTTGAGATTTATCTGGATAATTTAATTTCCAGTAGCTTGGTAATTTCTTTCAATGAAATTGGTGACGATCGGACTTGCCAAATTCATGATCTTGTGCATGACTTTTGTTTGATAAAAGCAAGAGAGGAAAAGTTGTTTGGCAGGATAAGTTCAATTGCtccatcatcatcttcttcagatCTGATGCCACGTCAAGTGAACATTGAATATCATAAGTGGCACTTTGGGCATAACAATTTTGTCCTGTTcgattcaaaaaagaaaaagcatTCTGGTAAACACCTCTGTTCTTTGAGGATAACTGGACACATATATGATGACAATAGACTTTATGATATATGTCATCTAAGGCACTTGAGGCTTCTTAGAGTGTTGCAAGTGGATAGATTTTCTATCACGGTGAATGATTCTTTGCTGAATGAAATATGCACATTGGTTCATTTGAGGTACTTAAACATTCAGACACAAGTTTACTCTCTGCCTTCGTCTTTTTCAAATCTGTGGAATCTGGAAACTCTGCAG ATGAACCAATACTGGCAGGAGAGGACTCAAAGTTAG